The proteins below are encoded in one region of Nitrospira lenta:
- a CDS encoding radical SAM/SPASM domain-containing protein yields the protein MGKSLPMLGLPSLQGALGSLQQQITQFMTPAPKGEGVYDGRTVDDFKPYLVALNLTKRCNLKCDHCYLDATTKSAGGDDELSTEECYKLIDQIAEVNKGCLLVITGGEPLVRPDILDIARHAVKLGFMVVFGTNGMLINDQMAKALVEIGVMGVGISIDSLDAAKHNSFRGVPGAWEAAVAGIEASKRNGLQFQVHFSAQPMNYQELPAVIEWSHQLGARVLNVFFMVCTGRGEELTDITPAQYEEVLGYLVNCQDNYKGMLVRARCAPHFKRLAYEKDPNSPITKATGYMGGGCLAGTNYARVTPNGELTPCPYMPLSAGNVRENSFVDLWEKSDVFNSFRYPQLKGKCGDCEYTDICGGCRARPYVDHGDWLDEDEWCLYTPKGGEKIKVAFNVAEESAIPWDEASELRLSRIPYFLRAMVKKGVEKHARENSVPLITIELMEELRKKRFGNDAPVFNFDMKGKE from the coding sequence ATGGGTAAATCGCTCCCGATGCTGGGCCTTCCCTCGTTGCAGGGAGCGCTCGGGTCGCTTCAACAGCAGATCACGCAGTTCATGACCCCCGCGCCGAAGGGCGAAGGAGTCTATGACGGCCGGACCGTCGATGACTTCAAGCCGTATCTCGTTGCGCTCAATCTGACAAAGCGCTGCAATCTCAAATGCGATCACTGCTACCTCGATGCCACCACTAAATCGGCCGGCGGCGACGACGAGCTCTCGACTGAAGAGTGCTACAAACTCATCGATCAAATCGCAGAAGTGAATAAGGGCTGCCTGCTGGTCATTACCGGCGGAGAGCCGCTGGTCCGTCCCGACATTCTCGACATCGCCCGCCATGCGGTGAAACTCGGCTTCATGGTCGTCTTCGGCACCAACGGCATGCTCATCAACGACCAGATGGCCAAGGCCCTGGTCGAGATCGGCGTCATGGGCGTCGGCATCAGCATCGATTCGCTCGATGCCGCCAAACACAATTCTTTCCGTGGCGTCCCGGGCGCCTGGGAAGCCGCTGTGGCCGGCATTGAAGCCAGCAAGCGCAATGGCCTTCAATTCCAAGTCCATTTCAGCGCGCAGCCGATGAACTATCAGGAGCTGCCGGCGGTCATCGAATGGTCGCATCAACTCGGCGCGCGGGTGCTCAATGTGTTCTTCATGGTCTGCACGGGCCGTGGCGAAGAGCTCACGGACATTACGCCGGCGCAGTACGAAGAAGTGCTGGGCTACCTGGTCAATTGCCAGGACAACTACAAGGGCATGCTGGTCCGCGCCCGTTGCGCTCCCCACTTCAAGCGCTTGGCCTATGAGAAGGATCCGAACTCTCCCATCACAAAAGCCACCGGCTACATGGGCGGCGGTTGCCTCGCCGGCACGAACTACGCGCGGGTCACACCGAACGGCGAATTGACGCCCTGTCCGTATATGCCGCTTTCGGCCGGCAATGTCCGCGAGAATAGTTTCGTCGACCTGTGGGAAAAGTCCGACGTCTTCAATTCCTTCCGCTACCCACAGCTCAAGGGGAAATGCGGCGACTGCGAATATACCGATATCTGCGGCGGCTGCCGCGCCCGTCCCTACGTAGATCATGGCGACTGGCTGGATGAAGACGAATGGTGTCTCTACACGCCCAAGGGCGGAGAAAAGATTAAAGTCGCCTTCAACGTCGCGGAAGAATCCGCAATCCCCTGGGACGAGGCATCCGAGCTGCGCTTGAGCCGCATTCCCTATTTTCTCCGCGCGATGGTCAAGAAGGGCGTCGAGAAGCACGCCCGCGAGAATAGCGTCCCGCTGATCACCATTGAGTTGATGGAAGAACTCAGGAAAAAGCGATTCGGCAACGACGCGCCCGTCTTCAATTTCGACATGAAGGGTAAAGAGTGA
- a CDS encoding 2OG-Fe(II) oxygenase encodes MQSISMMSVTEAVDQAVAALDFDRLHKAYWEQNEFLVIKQFLPRSFVESTFVPQANELKPRINRNYIPGHKKGGSVSYYTVQEQAPLFLDLYRSSAYRSFLNRLVQANLLLCPDDDPHSCALYYYTEAGDHIGYHYDTSYYKGARYTILMGMVDRSTHCKLVCDLFKDDPAKETQHLELITEPGDMVIFNGDKLWHAVTPLAEGEERVALTMEYVTNPEMGRFQRFYSNLKDSFAYFGLKAVFKRAFSGPRTS; translated from the coding sequence ATGCAATCGATCAGCATGATGTCAGTGACGGAAGCCGTAGACCAGGCCGTTGCGGCCCTCGATTTCGACCGGTTGCACAAGGCCTATTGGGAGCAGAACGAGTTTCTTGTCATCAAGCAATTTCTTCCGCGGTCGTTTGTCGAGTCGACGTTTGTGCCGCAGGCGAACGAGCTCAAGCCGCGCATCAACCGCAACTATATTCCCGGCCACAAAAAAGGCGGCAGCGTCAGTTACTACACGGTGCAGGAACAGGCGCCCCTGTTCCTCGATCTTTACCGGTCGTCCGCCTATCGCAGTTTTCTGAACCGGTTGGTGCAGGCGAATCTGCTGTTGTGCCCGGACGATGACCCGCATTCCTGCGCCCTCTACTACTACACGGAGGCGGGGGACCACATCGGGTATCATTACGATACGTCGTACTACAAGGGTGCGCGCTATACGATCTTGATGGGGATGGTCGACCGCTCAACGCACTGCAAGTTGGTGTGCGATCTGTTTAAGGACGACCCTGCGAAGGAGACGCAGCATCTGGAACTCATCACCGAGCCCGGAGACATGGTGATCTTCAACGGTGACAAGCTCTGGCATGCGGTCACCCCTCTGGCAGAAGGCGAGGAGCGGGTTGCGCTGACGATGGAGTATGTGACGAATCCTGAGATGGGGCGGTTCCAACGGTTCTACTCAAATCTGAAAGATTCGTTCGCCTATTTCGGGCTGAAGGCCGTATTCAAGCGGGCCTTCTCAGGCCCGCGCACATCCTGA
- a CDS encoding LolA family protein: MSIWKAWVVVGMVACVPVWSVWGAEELPNEKAMQEVHEVVKQLQARYEKTKDLQADFTQKTRIEGFERPVTSSGKVYIKKPGRLRWDYLDPANEQIYVNHDDVKVYVPEHKQVLIGKLTHMAASQAPLELLQGAAKLDESFEISPATGKERGVGGLRLLSLVPKGRETDPSRHVQRIVVEVFPKTYFIRTVWLHEISGNVATFEFSSLKPNLGLGEEVFEFKAPADVEVVKAPVLN, translated from the coding sequence ATGAGCATATGGAAAGCCTGGGTGGTGGTCGGGATGGTCGCCTGCGTGCCGGTCTGGTCTGTCTGGGGCGCGGAAGAGCTGCCCAATGAGAAGGCGATGCAGGAAGTTCACGAGGTCGTGAAGCAGTTGCAGGCTCGCTATGAGAAAACCAAAGATCTTCAGGCGGACTTTACGCAAAAGACCAGGATTGAAGGATTTGAGCGGCCGGTGACTTCTTCGGGCAAGGTTTACATCAAAAAGCCGGGACGCCTGCGGTGGGACTATCTCGATCCGGCGAATGAGCAGATTTATGTGAATCATGACGACGTCAAAGTGTATGTGCCGGAACATAAGCAGGTGCTCATCGGCAAGCTGACACACATGGCGGCCTCGCAAGCCCCGTTGGAGCTTCTCCAAGGCGCGGCGAAGCTGGACGAATCATTTGAGATTTCTCCGGCAACCGGGAAAGAGCGCGGCGTGGGCGGGCTTCGCCTCTTGAGTCTGGTGCCGAAGGGACGGGAGACGGATCCCTCGCGGCATGTGCAGCGGATTGTCGTGGAGGTCTTTCCGAAGACCTATTTTATTCGCACGGTGTGGCTGCATGAGATCAGCGGGAATGTCGCCACCTTTGAGTTTTCATCGTTGAAGCCGAATCTTGGACTGGGGGAAGAGGTCTTCGAGTTCAAAGCGCCTGCCGACGTCGAAGTGGTGAAAGCCCCGGTGTTGAATTAA